The Mercurialis annua linkage group LG2, ddMerAnnu1.2, whole genome shotgun sequence genome contains a region encoding:
- the LOC126670080 gene encoding 2-oxoisovalerate dehydrogenase subunit beta 1, mitochondrial, with amino-acid sequence MGLRRSGIIRLAASICRPRQFSSQGHGEVGKSMNLFSAINQALNIALETDPRCYVFGEDVSFGGVFRCTTGLAERFGKNRVFNTPLCEQGIVGFGIGLAAMDNRAVAEIQFADYIYPAFDQIVNEAAKFRYRSGNQYNCGGLTIRAPYGAVGHGGHYHSQSPEAFFCHVPGIKVVIPRSPRQAKGLLLSCIRDPNPVVFFEPKWLYRLSVEEVPDHDYMLPLSEAEVIREGNDITLVGWGAQLAVMEQACIEAEKEGISCELIDLRTLLPWDKETVEASVRKTGRLVISHEAPVTGGFGAEISASIIERCFLRLEAPVTRVCGLDTPFPLVFEPFYMPTKNKILDAIKSTLNY; translated from the exons ATGGGTTTGAGAAGAAGTGGAATTATTAGGCTTGCTGCTTCAATTTGCAGACCCAGACAGTTCTCTTCTCAAGGACATGGAGAAGTGGGAAAATCAATGAATCTTTTCTCTGCCATTAATCAAGCTCTCAATATTGCCTTGGAAACTGACCCTCG TTGTTATGTATTTGGAGAAGATGTGAGCTTTGGCGGGGTATTCCGCTGCACAACCGGACTGGCCGAACGCTTCGGCAAAAATCGAGTTTTTAATACTCCTCTTTGTGAACAG GGCATTGTCGGATTTGGCATTGGTCTCGCAGCAATG GACAATAGAGCCGTAGCAGAAATTCAGTTTGCAGATTACATCTATCCTGCTTTTGATCAG ATTGTCAATGAAGCTGCAAAGTTTAGATACAGGAGTGGGAATCAATATAATTGTGGAG GTTTAACAATTAGAGCACCCTATGGAGCTGTGGGACATGGAGGACATTATCACTCACAATCCCCTGAAGCCTTCTTTTGTCATGTTCCTGGTATCAAA GTGGTTATACCTCGAAGTCCCCGGCAAGCCAAAGGATTGTTATTATCATGCATACGGGATCCAAACCCTGTTGTATTTTTTGAACCAAAA TGGCTTTATCGCTTATCCGTAGAAGAAGTACCTGACCATGATTACATGTTACCATTATCAGAGGCAGAG GTGATCCGAGAAGGCAATGACATAACTCTTGTTGGTTGGGGAGCACAACTGGCTGTCATGGAGCAGGCCTGTATTGAGGCAGAGAAG GAAGGAATATCCTGTGAACTTATTGACCTGAGAACGTTACTACCCTGGGATAAGGAAACAGTGGAGGCTTCGGTTAGAAAGACCGGAAGACTTGTC ATCAGTCATGAAGCTCCTGTGACGGGAGGTTTTGGTGCAGAAATCTCAGCGTCCATTATCGAACGATGTTTCTTAAGG TTAGAAGCTCCTGTGACAAGAGTATGTGGTCTGGATACACCGTTTCCTCTAGTTTTTGAACCATTTTACATGCCCACAAAGAACAAA ATTCTGGATGCAATCAAATCAACTCTCAATTACTAG